Below is a genomic region from Jiangella gansuensis DSM 44835.
CGCGCTGGCCCATGGTCAGCACCTGGGCGTCGTTGGAGAGTACGGAGCGCTCCACCGAGAAGCTGTCGTGCGCCGTCACGGCGCGGATGCCGGGCACCTTGTTCGCGGAGATCGCGACACCGAGCCCGGTGCCGCAGATCAGGAGCGCGCGGTCGGCGTCCCCGGCGGCGACCTGCTGGGCAGCCGCGATCGCGACCTTCGGGTACGGGGTGTGCCCGTCGGCGTCCACGCCCATGTCCACGACCGATGCGACACCGGGGTGCTGCTCGAGGTCGCGCTTGAGGGTCTCCTTGTAGTCGTACCC
It encodes:
- a CDS encoding ribose-5-phosphate isomerase, which translates into the protein MLQPLRIVVGSDDAGYDYKETLKRDLEQHPGVASVVDMGVDADGHTPYPKVAIAAAQQVAAGDADRALLICGTGLGVAISANKVPGIRAVTAHDSFSVERSVLSNDAQVLTMGQRVIGIELARRLVKEWLSYRFDPASASAAKVAVLDEFETTGSC